A stretch of the Helicoverpa armigera isolate CAAS_96S chromosome 5, ASM3070526v1, whole genome shotgun sequence genome encodes the following:
- the LOC110371661 gene encoding cholinesterase 1 isoform X33, translating into MWWRTCVVLVCVTAVLADEEWRQVNTAQGPVRGQKHPSGHLYAFYNVPYATAPKGIHKFKAPLSPPVRTEPFDAVNKNVVCPQYIDMDSKMPGRHLEQSEDCLIANIFVPDTNENNLPVLVYVHGGAFILGFGDMMRATQLMKSKDFIMVTFNYRVGIHGFLCLGTEDVPGNAGMKDQVALLRWVKDNIANFGGDPNKVTLAGYSAGSTSVDLLMLSKAAKGLFHRVIPESGANLAAFGMQRNPLEVAKSHAKTLQFTNVEDISALEQFYKTASMELLTADSFLFRPDSTFLFGPCVERDTEGAFLTESPLTILKNGDFEKLPMLYGFANMEGLFRIDMFNVWKDKMNSKFAEFLPADLKFETDGAREEVIELIKKFYFGGQPVSNDNILRYVDYFSDVPFVYPTLRSAKLQVEAGNDQVYLYEYSFVDENDNVVPHTNVRGADHVAQTVALMDGEDESLEPQAYQNMRKIIREIWHNFIITGTPVPADSSLPAWPPARADRSPHMRLLEKPVLQGVLLGERAQFWDDIYEKYYLDAVPPAARGEGDGGNGGEGDGGNGGEGDGGEGDGGEGDGGEGDGGDGGNDSGDNTDSGSGDDNGSGDDEDDTDAADSAGHRDLIGSKLMILTVVLYFSKLLLNTN; encoded by the exons ATGTGGTGGCGCACGTGTGTGGTGCTGGTCTGCGTGACAGCAGTTCTGGCTGACGAGGAGTGGCGGCAAGTGAACACTGCGCAGGGGCCCGTGCGCGGACAGAAGCACCCCAGCGGACATCTGTACGCGTTCTACAATGTACCCTACGCCACTGCGCCTAAGGGCATACATAAATTCAAG GCACCTCTATCGCCACCAGTACGAACAGAGCCATTCGATGCCGTCAACAAAAATGTGGTATGTCCACAGTATATAGACATGGATTCCAAGATGCCAGGACGTCATTTAGAGCAGTCAGAAGATTGTCTTATTGCTAACATATTCGTTCCCGACACAAATGAAAACAATCTTCCAGTTCTCGTTTATGTACATGGTGGGGCGTTCATTCTGGGCTTCGGTGATATGATGAGAGCAACACAATTAATGAAGTCTAAAGATTTCATCATGGTGACATTTAACTATCGTGTCGGCATTCACGGGTTTCTTTGTTTGGGCACTGAGGACGTACCAGGCAATGCGGGCATGAAGGATCAAGTGGCGCTGTTGCGCTGGGTGAAGGACAACATCGCTAACTTCGGTGGTGACCCTAATAAAGTAACCCTTGCAGGGTACAGTGCAGGTTCCACATCCGTGGATTTATTGATGCTCTCAAAGGCTGCAAAAGGTCTATTTCACCGTGTCATTCCTGAGAGTGGTGCAAACCTTGCAGCATTTGGAATGCAGAGGAATCCTTTAGAGGTCGCCAAAAGTCATGCCAAGACTCTACAGTTCACAAATGTTGAAGATATTTCTGCCCTGGAGCAGTTCTACAAGACAGCGTCGATGGAGCTGTTGACTGCAGACTCATTCCTTTTTAGACCTGattcaacatttttgtttggGCCATGTGTGGAACGTGATACAGAAGGAGCATTTCTAACGGAATCTCCTCTGACCATACTAAAGAACGGCGATTTTGAAAAGTTACCAATGCTATATGGTTTCGCGAACATGGAAGGTCTTTTCCGTATTGACATGTTTAACGTTTGGAAAGACAAGATGAATTCTAAGTTTGCTGAGTTTTTGCCAGCTGATTTAAAGTTTGAAACTGATGGAGCCAGAGAGGAGGTGATCGAATTAATAAAGAAGTTCTACTTTGGTGGGCAGCCTGTCAGCAATGACAATATTCTGAGATACGTGGACTATTTTTCGGATGTTCCATTTGTTTATCCTACGCTACGGTCTGCAAAGTTGCAAGTGGAGGCTGGTAACGATCAAGTATATCTGTATGAATACTCATTCGTAGATGAGAACGACAATGTAGTACCACACACTAACGTGCGAGGTGCTGACCACGTCGCTCAGACGGTGGCTCTAATGGATGGTGAAGATGAAAGTCTCGAACCGCAGGCATATCAGAATATGAGGAAGATAATCCGTGAAATATGGCACAACTTTATCATAACTGG AACACCCGTGCCAGCAGACTCGTCGCTGCCTGCGTGGCCTCCAGCACGCGCCGACAGGTCGCCGCACATGCGGCTTCTTGAGAAACCGGTGCTACAAGGGGTGCTGCTAGGAGAACGCGCTCAGTTTTGGGACGATATTTACGAAAAATACTACCTTGATGCAGTACCACCCGCGGCAC GCGGCGAGGGTGACGGGGGCAACGGTGGCGAGGGCGACGGTGGCAACGGCGGCGAGGGTGACGGTGGCGAAGGCGACGGTGGCGAAG GCGACGGTGGCGAAGGCGACGGTG GCGACGGTGGCAACGACAGTGGCGACAACACCGACAGCGGCAGCGGTGACGACAACGGCAGCGGTGACGATGAAGACGATACCGACGCCGCCGATAGTGCGGGACACCGCGATCTAATTGGCTCTAAATTAATGATCCTAACTGTTGTGTTGTATTTTTCAAAGCTTTTATTAAATACGAATTAG
- the LOC110371661 gene encoding cholinesterase 1 isoform X31 — protein MWWRTCVVLVCVTAVLADEEWRQVNTAQGPVRGQKHPSGHLYAFYNVPYATAPKGIHKFKAPLSPPVRTEPFDAVNKNVVCPQYIDMDSKMPGRHLEQSEDCLIANIFVPDTNENNLPVLVYVHGGAFILGFGDMMRATQLMKSKDFIMVTFNYRVGIHGFLCLGTEDVPGNAGMKDQVALLRWVKDNIANFGGDPNKVTLAGYSAGSTSVDLLMLSKAAKGLFHRVIPESGANLAAFGMQRNPLEVAKSHAKTLQFTNVEDISALEQFYKTASMELLTADSFLFRPDSTFLFGPCVERDTEGAFLTESPLTILKNGDFEKLPMLYGFANMEGLFRIDMFNVWKDKMNSKFAEFLPADLKFETDGAREEVIELIKKFYFGGQPVSNDNILRYVDYFSDVPFVYPTLRSAKLQVEAGNDQVYLYEYSFVDENDNVVPHTNVRGADHVAQTVALMDGEDESLEPQAYQNMRKIIREIWHNFIITGTPVPADSSLPAWPPARADRSPHMRLLEKPVLQGVLLGERAQFWDDIYEKYYLDAVPPAARGEGDGGNGGEGDGGNGGEGDGGEGDGGEGDGGEGDGDGGDGGEGDGGNDSGDNTDSGSGDDNGSGDDEDDTDAADSAGHRDLIGSKLMILTVVLYFSKLLLNTN, from the exons ATGTGGTGGCGCACGTGTGTGGTGCTGGTCTGCGTGACAGCAGTTCTGGCTGACGAGGAGTGGCGGCAAGTGAACACTGCGCAGGGGCCCGTGCGCGGACAGAAGCACCCCAGCGGACATCTGTACGCGTTCTACAATGTACCCTACGCCACTGCGCCTAAGGGCATACATAAATTCAAG GCACCTCTATCGCCACCAGTACGAACAGAGCCATTCGATGCCGTCAACAAAAATGTGGTATGTCCACAGTATATAGACATGGATTCCAAGATGCCAGGACGTCATTTAGAGCAGTCAGAAGATTGTCTTATTGCTAACATATTCGTTCCCGACACAAATGAAAACAATCTTCCAGTTCTCGTTTATGTACATGGTGGGGCGTTCATTCTGGGCTTCGGTGATATGATGAGAGCAACACAATTAATGAAGTCTAAAGATTTCATCATGGTGACATTTAACTATCGTGTCGGCATTCACGGGTTTCTTTGTTTGGGCACTGAGGACGTACCAGGCAATGCGGGCATGAAGGATCAAGTGGCGCTGTTGCGCTGGGTGAAGGACAACATCGCTAACTTCGGTGGTGACCCTAATAAAGTAACCCTTGCAGGGTACAGTGCAGGTTCCACATCCGTGGATTTATTGATGCTCTCAAAGGCTGCAAAAGGTCTATTTCACCGTGTCATTCCTGAGAGTGGTGCAAACCTTGCAGCATTTGGAATGCAGAGGAATCCTTTAGAGGTCGCCAAAAGTCATGCCAAGACTCTACAGTTCACAAATGTTGAAGATATTTCTGCCCTGGAGCAGTTCTACAAGACAGCGTCGATGGAGCTGTTGACTGCAGACTCATTCCTTTTTAGACCTGattcaacatttttgtttggGCCATGTGTGGAACGTGATACAGAAGGAGCATTTCTAACGGAATCTCCTCTGACCATACTAAAGAACGGCGATTTTGAAAAGTTACCAATGCTATATGGTTTCGCGAACATGGAAGGTCTTTTCCGTATTGACATGTTTAACGTTTGGAAAGACAAGATGAATTCTAAGTTTGCTGAGTTTTTGCCAGCTGATTTAAAGTTTGAAACTGATGGAGCCAGAGAGGAGGTGATCGAATTAATAAAGAAGTTCTACTTTGGTGGGCAGCCTGTCAGCAATGACAATATTCTGAGATACGTGGACTATTTTTCGGATGTTCCATTTGTTTATCCTACGCTACGGTCTGCAAAGTTGCAAGTGGAGGCTGGTAACGATCAAGTATATCTGTATGAATACTCATTCGTAGATGAGAACGACAATGTAGTACCACACACTAACGTGCGAGGTGCTGACCACGTCGCTCAGACGGTGGCTCTAATGGATGGTGAAGATGAAAGTCTCGAACCGCAGGCATATCAGAATATGAGGAAGATAATCCGTGAAATATGGCACAACTTTATCATAACTGG AACACCCGTGCCAGCAGACTCGTCGCTGCCTGCGTGGCCTCCAGCACGCGCCGACAGGTCGCCGCACATGCGGCTTCTTGAGAAACCGGTGCTACAAGGGGTGCTGCTAGGAGAACGCGCTCAGTTTTGGGACGATATTTACGAAAAATACTACCTTGATGCAGTACCACCCGCGGCAC GCGGCGAGGGTGACGGGGGCAACGGTGGCGAGGGCGACGGTGGCAACGGCGGCGAGGGTGACGGTGGCGAAGGCGACGGTGGCGAAG GCGACGGTGGCGAAGGCGACG GTGACGGTGGCGACGGTGGCGAAGGCGACGGTGGCAACGACAGTGGCGACAACACCGACAGCGGCAGCGGTGACGACAACGGCAGCGGTGACGATGAAGACGATACCGACGCCGCCGATAGTGCGGGACACCGCGATCTAATTGGCTCTAAATTAATGATCCTAACTGTTGTGTTGTATTTTTCAAAGCTTTTATTAAATACGAATTAG
- the LOC110371661 gene encoding cholinesterase 1 isoform X29 has translation MWWRTCVVLVCVTAVLADEEWRQVNTAQGPVRGQKHPSGHLYAFYNVPYATAPKGIHKFKAPLSPPVRTEPFDAVNKNVVCPQYIDMDSKMPGRHLEQSEDCLIANIFVPDTNENNLPVLVYVHGGAFILGFGDMMRATQLMKSKDFIMVTFNYRVGIHGFLCLGTEDVPGNAGMKDQVALLRWVKDNIANFGGDPNKVTLAGYSAGSTSVDLLMLSKAAKGLFHRVIPESGANLAAFGMQRNPLEVAKSHAKTLQFTNVEDISALEQFYKTASMELLTADSFLFRPDSTFLFGPCVERDTEGAFLTESPLTILKNGDFEKLPMLYGFANMEGLFRIDMFNVWKDKMNSKFAEFLPADLKFETDGAREEVIELIKKFYFGGQPVSNDNILRYVDYFSDVPFVYPTLRSAKLQVEAGNDQVYLYEYSFVDENDNVVPHTNVRGADHVAQTVALMDGEDESLEPQAYQNMRKIIREIWHNFIITGTPVPADSSLPAWPPARADRSPHMRLLEKPVLQGVLLGERAQFWDDIYEKYYLDAVPPAARGEGDGGNGGEGDGGNGGEGDGGEGDGGEGDGGEGDGGEGDGDGGDGGEGDGGNDSGDNTDSGSGDDNGSGDDEDDTDAADSAGHRDLIGSKLMILTVVLYFSKLLLNTN, from the exons ATGTGGTGGCGCACGTGTGTGGTGCTGGTCTGCGTGACAGCAGTTCTGGCTGACGAGGAGTGGCGGCAAGTGAACACTGCGCAGGGGCCCGTGCGCGGACAGAAGCACCCCAGCGGACATCTGTACGCGTTCTACAATGTACCCTACGCCACTGCGCCTAAGGGCATACATAAATTCAAG GCACCTCTATCGCCACCAGTACGAACAGAGCCATTCGATGCCGTCAACAAAAATGTGGTATGTCCACAGTATATAGACATGGATTCCAAGATGCCAGGACGTCATTTAGAGCAGTCAGAAGATTGTCTTATTGCTAACATATTCGTTCCCGACACAAATGAAAACAATCTTCCAGTTCTCGTTTATGTACATGGTGGGGCGTTCATTCTGGGCTTCGGTGATATGATGAGAGCAACACAATTAATGAAGTCTAAAGATTTCATCATGGTGACATTTAACTATCGTGTCGGCATTCACGGGTTTCTTTGTTTGGGCACTGAGGACGTACCAGGCAATGCGGGCATGAAGGATCAAGTGGCGCTGTTGCGCTGGGTGAAGGACAACATCGCTAACTTCGGTGGTGACCCTAATAAAGTAACCCTTGCAGGGTACAGTGCAGGTTCCACATCCGTGGATTTATTGATGCTCTCAAAGGCTGCAAAAGGTCTATTTCACCGTGTCATTCCTGAGAGTGGTGCAAACCTTGCAGCATTTGGAATGCAGAGGAATCCTTTAGAGGTCGCCAAAAGTCATGCCAAGACTCTACAGTTCACAAATGTTGAAGATATTTCTGCCCTGGAGCAGTTCTACAAGACAGCGTCGATGGAGCTGTTGACTGCAGACTCATTCCTTTTTAGACCTGattcaacatttttgtttggGCCATGTGTGGAACGTGATACAGAAGGAGCATTTCTAACGGAATCTCCTCTGACCATACTAAAGAACGGCGATTTTGAAAAGTTACCAATGCTATATGGTTTCGCGAACATGGAAGGTCTTTTCCGTATTGACATGTTTAACGTTTGGAAAGACAAGATGAATTCTAAGTTTGCTGAGTTTTTGCCAGCTGATTTAAAGTTTGAAACTGATGGAGCCAGAGAGGAGGTGATCGAATTAATAAAGAAGTTCTACTTTGGTGGGCAGCCTGTCAGCAATGACAATATTCTGAGATACGTGGACTATTTTTCGGATGTTCCATTTGTTTATCCTACGCTACGGTCTGCAAAGTTGCAAGTGGAGGCTGGTAACGATCAAGTATATCTGTATGAATACTCATTCGTAGATGAGAACGACAATGTAGTACCACACACTAACGTGCGAGGTGCTGACCACGTCGCTCAGACGGTGGCTCTAATGGATGGTGAAGATGAAAGTCTCGAACCGCAGGCATATCAGAATATGAGGAAGATAATCCGTGAAATATGGCACAACTTTATCATAACTGG AACACCCGTGCCAGCAGACTCGTCGCTGCCTGCGTGGCCTCCAGCACGCGCCGACAGGTCGCCGCACATGCGGCTTCTTGAGAAACCGGTGCTACAAGGGGTGCTGCTAGGAGAACGCGCTCAGTTTTGGGACGATATTTACGAAAAATACTACCTTGATGCAGTACCACCCGCGGCAC GCGGCGAGGGTGACGGGGGCAACGGTGGCGAGGGCGACGGTGGCAACGGCGGCGAGGGTGACGGTGGCGAAGGCGACGGTGGCGAAG GCGACGGTGGCGAAG GCGACGGTGGCGAAGGCGACG GTGACGGTGGCGACGGTGGCGAAGGCGACGGTGGCAACGACAGTGGCGACAACACCGACAGCGGCAGCGGTGACGACAACGGCAGCGGTGACGATGAAGACGATACCGACGCCGCCGATAGTGCGGGACACCGCGATCTAATTGGCTCTAAATTAATGATCCTAACTGTTGTGTTGTATTTTTCAAAGCTTTTATTAAATACGAATTAG
- the LOC110371661 gene encoding cholinesterase 1 isoform X28, producing MWWRTCVVLVCVTAVLADEEWRQVNTAQGPVRGQKHPSGHLYAFYNVPYATAPKGIHKFKAPLSPPVRTEPFDAVNKNVVCPQYIDMDSKMPGRHLEQSEDCLIANIFVPDTNENNLPVLVYVHGGAFILGFGDMMRATQLMKSKDFIMVTFNYRVGIHGFLCLGTEDVPGNAGMKDQVALLRWVKDNIANFGGDPNKVTLAGYSAGSTSVDLLMLSKAAKGLFHRVIPESGANLAAFGMQRNPLEVAKSHAKTLQFTNVEDISALEQFYKTASMELLTADSFLFRPDSTFLFGPCVERDTEGAFLTESPLTILKNGDFEKLPMLYGFANMEGLFRIDMFNVWKDKMNSKFAEFLPADLKFETDGAREEVIELIKKFYFGGQPVSNDNILRYVDYFSDVPFVYPTLRSAKLQVEAGNDQVYLYEYSFVDENDNVVPHTNVRGADHVAQTVALMDGEDESLEPQAYQNMRKIIREIWHNFIITGTPVPADSSLPAWPPARADRSPHMRLLEKPVLQGVLLGERAQFWDDIYEKYYLDAVPPAARGEGDGGNGGEGDGGNGGEGDGGEGDGGEGDGGEGDGGDGGEGDGGDGGEGDGGNDSGDNTDSGSGDDNGSGDDEDDTDAADSAGHRDLIGSKLMILTVVLYFSKLLLNTN from the exons ATGTGGTGGCGCACGTGTGTGGTGCTGGTCTGCGTGACAGCAGTTCTGGCTGACGAGGAGTGGCGGCAAGTGAACACTGCGCAGGGGCCCGTGCGCGGACAGAAGCACCCCAGCGGACATCTGTACGCGTTCTACAATGTACCCTACGCCACTGCGCCTAAGGGCATACATAAATTCAAG GCACCTCTATCGCCACCAGTACGAACAGAGCCATTCGATGCCGTCAACAAAAATGTGGTATGTCCACAGTATATAGACATGGATTCCAAGATGCCAGGACGTCATTTAGAGCAGTCAGAAGATTGTCTTATTGCTAACATATTCGTTCCCGACACAAATGAAAACAATCTTCCAGTTCTCGTTTATGTACATGGTGGGGCGTTCATTCTGGGCTTCGGTGATATGATGAGAGCAACACAATTAATGAAGTCTAAAGATTTCATCATGGTGACATTTAACTATCGTGTCGGCATTCACGGGTTTCTTTGTTTGGGCACTGAGGACGTACCAGGCAATGCGGGCATGAAGGATCAAGTGGCGCTGTTGCGCTGGGTGAAGGACAACATCGCTAACTTCGGTGGTGACCCTAATAAAGTAACCCTTGCAGGGTACAGTGCAGGTTCCACATCCGTGGATTTATTGATGCTCTCAAAGGCTGCAAAAGGTCTATTTCACCGTGTCATTCCTGAGAGTGGTGCAAACCTTGCAGCATTTGGAATGCAGAGGAATCCTTTAGAGGTCGCCAAAAGTCATGCCAAGACTCTACAGTTCACAAATGTTGAAGATATTTCTGCCCTGGAGCAGTTCTACAAGACAGCGTCGATGGAGCTGTTGACTGCAGACTCATTCCTTTTTAGACCTGattcaacatttttgtttggGCCATGTGTGGAACGTGATACAGAAGGAGCATTTCTAACGGAATCTCCTCTGACCATACTAAAGAACGGCGATTTTGAAAAGTTACCAATGCTATATGGTTTCGCGAACATGGAAGGTCTTTTCCGTATTGACATGTTTAACGTTTGGAAAGACAAGATGAATTCTAAGTTTGCTGAGTTTTTGCCAGCTGATTTAAAGTTTGAAACTGATGGAGCCAGAGAGGAGGTGATCGAATTAATAAAGAAGTTCTACTTTGGTGGGCAGCCTGTCAGCAATGACAATATTCTGAGATACGTGGACTATTTTTCGGATGTTCCATTTGTTTATCCTACGCTACGGTCTGCAAAGTTGCAAGTGGAGGCTGGTAACGATCAAGTATATCTGTATGAATACTCATTCGTAGATGAGAACGACAATGTAGTACCACACACTAACGTGCGAGGTGCTGACCACGTCGCTCAGACGGTGGCTCTAATGGATGGTGAAGATGAAAGTCTCGAACCGCAGGCATATCAGAATATGAGGAAGATAATCCGTGAAATATGGCACAACTTTATCATAACTGG AACACCCGTGCCAGCAGACTCGTCGCTGCCTGCGTGGCCTCCAGCACGCGCCGACAGGTCGCCGCACATGCGGCTTCTTGAGAAACCGGTGCTACAAGGGGTGCTGCTAGGAGAACGCGCTCAGTTTTGGGACGATATTTACGAAAAATACTACCTTGATGCAGTACCACCCGCGGCAC GCGGCGAGGGTGACGGGGGCAACGGTGGCGAGGGCGACGGTGGCAACGGCGGCGAGGGTGACGGTGGCGAAGGCGACGGTGGCGAAG GCGACGGTGGCGAAG GCGACGGTGGCGACGGTGGCGAAGGTGACGGTGGCGACGGTGGCGAAGGCGACGGTGGCAACGACAGTGGCGACAACACCGACAGCGGCAGCGGTGACGACAACGGCAGCGGTGACGATGAAGACGATACCGACGCCGCCGATAGTGCGGGACACCGCGATCTAATTGGCTCTAAATTAATGATCCTAACTGTTGTGTTGTATTTTTCAAAGCTTTTATTAAATACGAATTAG
- the LOC110371661 gene encoding carboxylic ester hydrolase isoform X23, translating to MWWRTCVVLVCVTAVLADEEWRQVNTAQGPVRGQKHPSGHLYAFYNVPYATAPKGIHKFKAPLSPPVRTEPFDAVNKNVVCPQYIDMDSKMPGRHLEQSEDCLIANIFVPDTNENNLPVLVYVHGGAFILGFGDMMRATQLMKSKDFIMVTFNYRVGIHGFLCLGTEDVPGNAGMKDQVALLRWVKDNIANFGGDPNKVTLAGYSAGSTSVDLLMLSKAAKGLFHRVIPESGANLAAFGMQRNPLEVAKSHAKTLQFTNVEDISALEQFYKTASMELLTADSFLFRPDSTFLFGPCVERDTEGAFLTESPLTILKNGDFEKLPMLYGFANMEGLFRIDMFNVWKDKMNSKFAEFLPADLKFETDGAREEVIELIKKFYFGGQPVSNDNILRYVDYFSDVPFVYPTLRSAKLQVEAGNDQVYLYEYSFVDENDNVVPHTNVRGADHVAQTVALMDGEDESLEPQAYQNMRKIIREIWHNFIITGTPVPADSSLPAWPPARADRSPHMRLLEKPVLQGVLLGERAQFWDDIYEKYYLDAVPPAARGEGDGGNGGEGDGGNGGEGDGGEGDGGEGDGGEGDGGEGDGGDGGEGDGGEGDGGEGDGGEGDGGDGDGGDGGEGDGGDGGEGDGGNDSGDNTDSGSGDDNGSGDDEDDTDAADSAGHRDLIGSKLMILTVVLYFSKLLLNTN from the exons ATGTGGTGGCGCACGTGTGTGGTGCTGGTCTGCGTGACAGCAGTTCTGGCTGACGAGGAGTGGCGGCAAGTGAACACTGCGCAGGGGCCCGTGCGCGGACAGAAGCACCCCAGCGGACATCTGTACGCGTTCTACAATGTACCCTACGCCACTGCGCCTAAGGGCATACATAAATTCAAG GCACCTCTATCGCCACCAGTACGAACAGAGCCATTCGATGCCGTCAACAAAAATGTGGTATGTCCACAGTATATAGACATGGATTCCAAGATGCCAGGACGTCATTTAGAGCAGTCAGAAGATTGTCTTATTGCTAACATATTCGTTCCCGACACAAATGAAAACAATCTTCCAGTTCTCGTTTATGTACATGGTGGGGCGTTCATTCTGGGCTTCGGTGATATGATGAGAGCAACACAATTAATGAAGTCTAAAGATTTCATCATGGTGACATTTAACTATCGTGTCGGCATTCACGGGTTTCTTTGTTTGGGCACTGAGGACGTACCAGGCAATGCGGGCATGAAGGATCAAGTGGCGCTGTTGCGCTGGGTGAAGGACAACATCGCTAACTTCGGTGGTGACCCTAATAAAGTAACCCTTGCAGGGTACAGTGCAGGTTCCACATCCGTGGATTTATTGATGCTCTCAAAGGCTGCAAAAGGTCTATTTCACCGTGTCATTCCTGAGAGTGGTGCAAACCTTGCAGCATTTGGAATGCAGAGGAATCCTTTAGAGGTCGCCAAAAGTCATGCCAAGACTCTACAGTTCACAAATGTTGAAGATATTTCTGCCCTGGAGCAGTTCTACAAGACAGCGTCGATGGAGCTGTTGACTGCAGACTCATTCCTTTTTAGACCTGattcaacatttttgtttggGCCATGTGTGGAACGTGATACAGAAGGAGCATTTCTAACGGAATCTCCTCTGACCATACTAAAGAACGGCGATTTTGAAAAGTTACCAATGCTATATGGTTTCGCGAACATGGAAGGTCTTTTCCGTATTGACATGTTTAACGTTTGGAAAGACAAGATGAATTCTAAGTTTGCTGAGTTTTTGCCAGCTGATTTAAAGTTTGAAACTGATGGAGCCAGAGAGGAGGTGATCGAATTAATAAAGAAGTTCTACTTTGGTGGGCAGCCTGTCAGCAATGACAATATTCTGAGATACGTGGACTATTTTTCGGATGTTCCATTTGTTTATCCTACGCTACGGTCTGCAAAGTTGCAAGTGGAGGCTGGTAACGATCAAGTATATCTGTATGAATACTCATTCGTAGATGAGAACGACAATGTAGTACCACACACTAACGTGCGAGGTGCTGACCACGTCGCTCAGACGGTGGCTCTAATGGATGGTGAAGATGAAAGTCTCGAACCGCAGGCATATCAGAATATGAGGAAGATAATCCGTGAAATATGGCACAACTTTATCATAACTGG AACACCCGTGCCAGCAGACTCGTCGCTGCCTGCGTGGCCTCCAGCACGCGCCGACAGGTCGCCGCACATGCGGCTTCTTGAGAAACCGGTGCTACAAGGGGTGCTGCTAGGAGAACGCGCTCAGTTTTGGGACGATATTTACGAAAAATACTACCTTGATGCAGTACCACCCGCGGCAC GCGGCGAGGGTGACGGGGGCAACGGTGGCGAGGGCGACGGTGGCAACGGCGGCGAGGGTGACGGTGGCGAAGGCGACGGTGGCGAAGGTGACGGTGGCGAAGGCGACGGTGGCGAAGGTGACGGTGGCGACGGTGGCGAAGGCGACGGTGGCGAAG GCGACGGTGGCGAAGG CGACGGTGGCGAAGGTGACGGTGGCGACG GCGACGGTGGCGACGGTGGCGAAGGTGACGGTGGCGACGGTGGCGAAGGCGACGGTGGCAACGACAGTGGCGACAACACCGACAGCGGCAGCGGTGACGACAACGGCAGCGGTGACGATGAAGACGATACCGACGCCGCCGATAGTGCGGGACACCGCGATCTAATTGGCTCTAAATTAATGATCCTAACTGTTGTGTTGTATTTTTCAAAGCTTTTATTAAATACGAATTAG